A part of Solicola gregarius genomic DNA contains:
- the drmA gene encoding DISARM system helicase DrmA has translation MAAIECRDAVTDWGTMNEPGDKAGPSTAVRRELVGLIEQELLGPRAGAEEEIVGTPRARYAVGALAPVTVDPERATVDAVDSGGDDPNLTGSALSDVDSEHLLQHGVPVNTDEDTGAADDDEDRDEGPKGALTHPSSMGLRFQVPRDCGVLVVTASWGRYEGERRENEEGRRILYSQRRPFETSAEIDVRRHDRHATLDPQKLDDDVTLRVELFPLDDRTIVEVALSNDRVTGMDAPPKDWLFQTKLKVEANGGEAVFLPTRDVVEGGYDEIDDERRRLDLQYRHRLEFTVGRTCSATWDVAEDSRRATSVETTWLPIADVAQTVPGGAADAVTSMKTLAELEAGEAEAALGPLISGYEQWLRAQHEIAADLPEHLRETAEDAIGEAEVVAERLHDGVELLKSDPQALQAFRFMNRAMRDQRIHSQVAATRASDESKKIGDVLTDLRDRESDDPSVASWRPFQLAFVLLQLRSLTDPVHPYRSGDAANVELLFFPTGGGKTEAYLGLAAFTFAIRRLQGKIETDDGALDGGDGVAVLMRYTLRLLTSQQFQRAAALVCATELIRQEDTETWGEKPFSIGLWVGSAVSPKRYKDAEAQVKAVRADNSQRAHGLTVLQLQRCPWCGTKIDPKRDVVADPDAERVRVHCGDHKRGDCEFSIEGDADGALPIITVDDEIYRNPPTFLLATVDKFARLAREGEAASLFGYVDEWCPRHGYRHPDSRSACVPAQSHQTKGKLPRVVMQKVDRLRPPDLIIQDELHLITGALGTSVGVFENAVDLLSSYARDGQTIRPLIVASTATVANAERQVQSLYGRGVDVFPPQVLDVRDTYFSRELPVSADDPGRKYLGVCAHGIRLTLAEIRLAEVLLLAGQKLLDEYEDAADPYLTTVGYFSATRELAGMRRYLDDDVTTRVTGKTEPFPRRTTDWEGLQIGELTSRISAEEISKTLDKLSLPFTRRWSTQGRNEHRNAVAEAKEADRTPPPWGKKPYDVVLATSMLQVGVDVPRLGLMLVVGQPKNTAEYIQASSRVGRDRDRPGLVLSLANWSRPRDMAHFEQFRHYHETFYAQVEALSVTPYSDTAMERGLMGVLASVARVSQRVLSPESGAGRLPSEMPLVTALIDQMVARAQAAADAPESADRMRLKLLQRLDRWHDKAQAERGALFYERVPQNRVGQPLLISPEAKVPKQADRVFVVSNSMREVQPEINLLVSPTADQLAFKEPHQGPQWTFREGASK, from the coding sequence TTGGCGGCCATCGAATGTCGGGACGCTGTGACAGATTGGGGAACCATGAACGAACCGGGTGACAAGGCGGGCCCTTCGACCGCTGTACGTCGCGAACTCGTGGGCCTGATCGAGCAGGAGCTGCTCGGTCCGCGGGCCGGTGCGGAGGAGGAGATCGTCGGCACGCCGCGCGCCCGGTATGCGGTGGGCGCGCTGGCGCCCGTCACAGTCGATCCTGAGCGGGCAACTGTCGATGCCGTGGATTCCGGTGGCGATGACCCGAATCTCACCGGCTCTGCGCTGTCCGATGTCGACAGCGAGCATCTGCTGCAGCATGGCGTTCCGGTCAACACGGATGAGGACACAGGAGCTGCCGACGACGACGAGGATCGGGATGAGGGCCCAAAGGGGGCACTGACGCACCCGTCGTCGATGGGTTTGCGGTTCCAGGTGCCGAGAGACTGCGGCGTGCTCGTGGTCACTGCCTCGTGGGGTCGCTACGAAGGTGAGCGGCGCGAGAACGAGGAAGGTCGGAGGATTCTCTATTCGCAGAGGAGGCCGTTCGAAACGTCGGCGGAGATCGATGTGCGGCGCCATGATCGGCACGCGACGCTCGATCCGCAGAAGCTCGACGATGACGTCACTCTCCGGGTCGAGCTGTTTCCGCTCGACGACCGCACAATTGTCGAGGTGGCTCTGTCGAACGACCGGGTCACAGGGATGGACGCCCCGCCGAAGGACTGGCTGTTTCAGACGAAGCTGAAGGTCGAAGCCAACGGCGGCGAGGCGGTCTTTCTCCCGACCCGAGACGTGGTGGAAGGCGGATACGACGAGATCGACGATGAGCGCCGCCGGCTCGACCTTCAGTACAGACATCGGCTGGAGTTCACGGTCGGCCGAACCTGCTCGGCCACCTGGGACGTGGCGGAAGACTCACGGAGGGCGACGTCGGTCGAGACCACGTGGCTGCCGATCGCTGATGTCGCGCAGACAGTGCCCGGCGGGGCCGCCGATGCCGTCACCTCGATGAAGACTCTCGCTGAGCTCGAAGCCGGCGAGGCCGAAGCCGCGCTCGGACCACTCATCAGCGGGTATGAGCAGTGGTTACGAGCCCAGCACGAGATCGCCGCCGATTTGCCCGAGCACCTTCGCGAGACCGCGGAGGACGCCATCGGCGAGGCAGAAGTCGTCGCGGAACGGCTCCATGACGGTGTCGAACTGCTGAAGTCCGACCCTCAAGCGTTGCAGGCGTTCCGATTCATGAATCGCGCTATGCGAGACCAGCGGATCCACAGCCAGGTCGCGGCAACACGGGCGAGTGACGAATCCAAGAAGATCGGTGACGTCCTGACTGACCTGAGAGATCGGGAATCGGATGACCCTTCCGTAGCGTCGTGGCGACCGTTTCAGCTCGCTTTCGTTCTGCTTCAGTTGCGGTCGCTCACCGATCCGGTGCATCCGTACCGCAGCGGCGACGCGGCCAACGTCGAGCTCCTGTTCTTCCCGACTGGCGGCGGCAAGACCGAGGCCTATCTCGGGCTCGCGGCATTCACTTTCGCCATCCGACGGCTGCAAGGCAAGATCGAGACCGACGACGGTGCTCTCGACGGAGGCGACGGTGTCGCCGTACTCATGCGCTACACGCTGCGGCTCCTGACCTCGCAGCAGTTCCAGCGCGCTGCGGCACTCGTCTGCGCTACCGAGCTGATCCGTCAGGAGGACACCGAAACCTGGGGCGAGAAGCCGTTCAGCATCGGGCTCTGGGTCGGATCCGCGGTCAGTCCCAAACGGTACAAGGATGCCGAAGCCCAGGTGAAGGCAGTACGTGCTGACAACAGCCAGCGAGCCCATGGCCTCACCGTTCTGCAACTCCAACGCTGTCCATGGTGCGGCACGAAGATCGACCCCAAGCGCGACGTCGTCGCCGACCCAGACGCCGAACGCGTACGTGTCCACTGCGGCGACCACAAGCGAGGCGACTGCGAGTTCTCCATCGAGGGCGACGCCGACGGCGCCTTGCCGATCATCACCGTCGACGACGAGATCTATCGCAATCCGCCGACGTTCCTGCTTGCCACCGTTGACAAGTTCGCTCGCCTTGCCCGAGAAGGCGAGGCTGCCAGCCTCTTCGGGTACGTGGACGAGTGGTGTCCGCGCCACGGTTACCGGCACCCGGACAGTCGATCTGCTTGTGTGCCCGCACAGTCACACCAGACCAAGGGAAAGCTCCCGAGGGTGGTAATGCAGAAGGTCGACCGACTTCGTCCGCCGGACCTGATCATTCAAGACGAACTGCACCTCATCACTGGAGCGCTCGGCACGTCCGTCGGGGTATTCGAGAACGCGGTCGACTTGCTGTCGTCATACGCCAGAGACGGGCAGACGATTCGGCCCCTCATCGTCGCGTCTACGGCCACCGTCGCCAACGCCGAGCGGCAGGTCCAATCACTGTATGGTCGTGGTGTCGACGTTTTCCCACCCCAAGTGCTCGACGTCCGCGACACCTACTTCTCTCGGGAATTGCCTGTCTCTGCAGATGACCCTGGCCGGAAGTACCTCGGCGTCTGCGCGCACGGCATCCGACTCACCCTCGCCGAGATCCGCCTCGCCGAAGTGCTGTTGCTTGCCGGCCAGAAACTGCTGGACGAGTACGAGGACGCAGCGGATCCGTACCTGACGACGGTTGGCTATTTCTCCGCGACCCGCGAGCTCGCTGGAATGCGGCGCTACCTCGACGACGACGTGACAACTCGTGTCACCGGCAAAACCGAACCATTCCCACGCCGTACGACCGACTGGGAGGGTCTGCAGATCGGCGAACTCACCTCGCGGATATCGGCCGAAGAGATCTCCAAGACTCTCGACAAGCTGTCCTTGCCATTCACCCGACGCTGGAGCACCCAGGGTCGAAACGAACACCGTAACGCGGTCGCGGAAGCCAAGGAGGCAGACAGGACGCCGCCGCCGTGGGGCAAGAAGCCATACGATGTCGTCCTCGCCACCTCGATGCTCCAGGTCGGTGTTGACGTGCCGCGGCTCGGGCTCATGCTCGTCGTCGGCCAACCGAAGAACACGGCCGAGTACATCCAGGCATCCTCGCGCGTCGGTCGCGATCGTGACAGGCCAGGACTCGTTTTGTCGCTCGCCAACTGGTCCCGCCCGCGGGATATGGCGCACTTCGAACAGTTCCGGCACTACCATGAAACCTTCTACGCTCAGGTGGAGGCGCTCAGCGTCACTCCGTACTCCGATACGGCGATGGAACGCGGTCTGATGGGCGTGCTCGCCAGCGTTGCGCGTGTTAGCCAGCGCGTGCTCTCGCCAGAGAGCGGTGCCGGGCGACTGCCAAGCGAGATGCCCCTTGTCACAGCGCTGATCGACCAGATGGTCGCGCGTGCCCAAGCGGCCGCAGACGCGCCGGAGTCCGCCGACCGGATGCGGCTGAAACTGCTACAGCGTCTCGACCGCTGGCACGACAAGGCCCAAGCGGAGAGGGGTGCACTGTTCTACGAACGAGTCCCGCAGAACAGAGTTGGCCAACCATTGCTGATCAGCCCGGAGGCCAAGGTGCCGAAGCAGGCGGATCGCGTGTTCGTCGTCTCCAATTCGATGCGTGAGGTCCAGCCGGAGATCAACCTGCTCGTAAGTCCGACCGCCGACCAGCTCGCCTTCAAGGAGCCGCACCAAGGACCGCAATGGACCTTCCGCGAGGGGGCGTCGAAGTGA
- a CDS encoding Shedu anti-phage system protein SduA domain-containing protein yields MAFGDEQTGEVKRQEFRAQTWAAKPAGAGYDFDKTDYHWHCDGSKEIEAVRMLLSDEFPQAGEFRLVHTESDAGELLDQLSDGDLGGADAVRLVELAGSNPGLIAALAASPEGVSIAGAVELERRRQQLRELRCVVEASESSERDDIHPLIREMTWVFGGEYVGEARRKSLIAGDVLDVPLLRPDGSLHVVELKAANAPKLVEQYRGAKDRSVGVGGLQEDVPLVVGAEANRAVGQVMSYLTHLDESRDTVLSRFKIDTRRASATVLIGHPKFVDGYSRDEIDEAIRIFNSHHTRIQLRHYADLIETAEHALALSTSDGKPDGGGSRDEVADSPADVDVPGWRDEPGDAPF; encoded by the coding sequence TTGGCGTTCGGCGACGAGCAAACCGGCGAGGTGAAGCGCCAGGAATTTCGCGCGCAGACATGGGCGGCGAAACCTGCAGGTGCTGGGTACGACTTCGACAAGACCGACTATCACTGGCATTGCGACGGCTCGAAGGAGATCGAGGCCGTTCGCATGCTGCTGAGCGACGAGTTCCCACAGGCTGGTGAGTTTCGGCTCGTGCATACGGAAAGCGACGCCGGAGAACTCCTCGATCAACTCAGCGACGGTGACCTGGGCGGTGCCGATGCTGTGCGCCTCGTGGAGTTGGCGGGTTCCAACCCCGGTCTGATAGCCGCCCTAGCCGCGTCGCCCGAAGGTGTCAGCATTGCCGGTGCTGTCGAACTCGAACGACGTCGGCAACAGTTGCGTGAGTTGCGCTGCGTGGTCGAGGCATCTGAGAGCTCGGAGCGTGACGACATCCACCCATTGATCAGAGAGATGACATGGGTCTTCGGAGGAGAATACGTCGGCGAGGCGCGTAGGAAGTCGTTGATAGCCGGCGATGTGCTTGACGTGCCCCTTCTTCGTCCCGATGGCTCGCTCCACGTTGTCGAGTTGAAGGCAGCGAACGCCCCCAAGCTAGTGGAGCAGTACAGGGGCGCGAAGGACAGGAGCGTCGGGGTCGGGGGTCTGCAGGAGGATGTGCCCCTAGTTGTGGGTGCGGAGGCAAACCGGGCGGTTGGCCAGGTGATGAGTTACCTTACGCACCTCGATGAGTCCCGCGACACGGTTCTGAGTCGATTCAAGATCGATACACGACGGGCGTCCGCCACGGTGCTCATAGGCCACCCGAAGTTCGTCGACGGCTACAGCCGGGACGAGATCGACGAGGCGATTCGGATCTTCAACAGCCACCACACGCGTATACAGCTTCGACACTACGCCGATCTCATCGAGACCGCGGAACATGCACTCGCTCTTTCAACGTCCGATGGGAAGCCCGACGGCGGTGGCTCAAGAGACGAGGTCGCTGATTCGCCTGCCGATGTGGACGTGCCCGGCTGGCGGGATGAACCGGGCGACGCGCCGTTCTGA